From a region of the Microbacterium sp. nov. GSS16 genome:
- a CDS encoding NCS2 family permease codes for MSSPVPPSARPTGADSPTTDPSTATDTSTTGVVGNDAAGLFARDDEQRPPLATGATTTVDATPKNGLDRFFEITRRGSTIAREIRGGVVTFVTMAYIVILNPLILGGVTDVSDAALDAAQIGAATGLTAGVMTILFGVVARLPFALAAGLGINSFLAVSVVGQVTWPEAMGLVVINGLLIVLFGATGIRTAIFRAVPQALKAAITVGIGLFIAFIGFVDSGFVNRTAGGPPVQLGDNGSITSVPTLIFLFGLVLIGILVARKVPGGILIGIVVSTVMALIAQSVLKLGPSFEDPNGWHMTIPELPAAWITVPDFGLIGQFDLFGAFERVGILSATMLVFTLVFSNFFDAMGTMTGLAKNAGLAYKDGTFPRLRSAFVVEGFGAVAGGVTSTSSNTVYVDSASGIGEGARTGLASLVVGVLFLLSMFVTPLTLVVPIEVGSAALVVVGAMMMSQIREIKFTKFAVALPAFLTIVTMPLTYSIANGIGVGFISWALVNAFSGRARKVHWLMWIVAAGFALYFVRGPIEAMLAG; via the coding sequence ATGTCTTCACCTGTCCCTCCTTCCGCGCGCCCGACCGGGGCCGACTCGCCTACGACCGACCCATCCACCGCCACCGACACATCCACCACGGGTGTGGTCGGCAACGACGCCGCCGGGCTCTTCGCCCGCGACGATGAACAGCGGCCGCCGCTGGCCACCGGGGCGACGACCACCGTCGACGCCACGCCGAAGAACGGCCTCGACCGGTTCTTCGAGATCACCCGTCGAGGGTCGACCATCGCACGCGAGATCCGCGGCGGCGTGGTCACGTTCGTGACGATGGCGTACATCGTCATCCTCAACCCGCTGATCCTCGGTGGCGTCACCGACGTGTCCGACGCAGCGCTGGATGCCGCGCAGATCGGTGCCGCGACGGGGCTCACAGCCGGCGTGATGACGATCCTGTTCGGCGTCGTGGCGAGGCTGCCGTTCGCGCTCGCCGCGGGACTGGGCATCAACTCCTTCCTCGCCGTCTCGGTCGTCGGTCAGGTCACCTGGCCCGAGGCGATGGGACTCGTCGTGATCAACGGCCTGCTCATCGTGCTCTTCGGCGCCACCGGCATCCGGACCGCCATCTTCAGGGCCGTGCCGCAGGCGCTCAAGGCGGCCATCACCGTCGGCATCGGCCTCTTCATCGCCTTCATCGGCTTCGTCGACTCGGGCTTCGTCAACCGCACCGCCGGCGGCCCGCCGGTGCAGCTCGGCGACAACGGATCGATCACCTCCGTGCCCACGCTCATCTTCCTGTTCGGGCTGGTGCTGATCGGCATCCTCGTGGCGCGCAAGGTGCCGGGCGGCATCCTGATCGGCATCGTGGTCAGCACGGTCATGGCGCTGATCGCGCAATCGGTGCTGAAGCTCGGACCCTCCTTCGAAGACCCGAACGGCTGGCACATGACCATCCCCGAGCTCCCGGCCGCGTGGATCACCGTGCCGGACTTCGGTCTGATCGGCCAGTTCGACCTGTTCGGCGCCTTCGAGCGCGTCGGCATCCTCTCAGCCACCATGCTCGTCTTCACCCTCGTGTTCTCGAACTTCTTCGACGCGATGGGCACGATGACCGGACTCGCGAAGAACGCCGGCCTCGCCTACAAGGACGGCACGTTCCCGCGGCTGCGCTCGGCGTTCGTCGTAGAGGGCTTCGGCGCGGTGGCGGGCGGTGTGACCTCGACGTCGTCGAACACGGTGTACGTCGACAGCGCCTCCGGCATCGGCGAGGGCGCGCGCACGGGTCTCGCCTCGCTCGTCGTCGGCGTGCTGTTCCTGCTGTCGATGTTCGTCACCCCGCTCACCCTCGTCGTGCCGATCGAGGTCGGCTCGGCCGCGCTCGTGGTGGTCGGCGCGATGATGATGTCGCAGATCCGCGAGATCAAGTTCACGAAGTTCGCCGTCGCGCTGCCGGCGTTCCTCACCATCGTGACCATGCCGCTGACCTACTCGATCGCGAACGGCATCGGGGTGGGCTTCATCTCCTGGGCGCTTGTGAACGCCTTCTCGGGTCGCGCCCGCAAGGTGCACTGGCTGATGTGGATCGTGGCAGCCGGATTCGCGCTGTACTTCGTTCGCGGGCCGATCGAGGCGATGCTCGCCGGCTGA